In Candidatus Vicinibacter proximus, the following are encoded in one genomic region:
- a CDS encoding DUF1566 domain-containing protein has product MVSIGKLKNFVQAKGISIEIKGGLFAVNIKQQLLNEQSEIKAVCEMVVLLHETMQIAFDYEIKSGEPKSLDSESKIWAIPLQVNATANKNMDFCADYCIKTLSALSLTDLEVENYKSLQKQIFHINISFNGKSKRFYLRKNNSIIALNVLINNWEFYTRSFIIKSGMDETIGNGKGNIHEFGEIIWTPANYDNEDGLFDGKSINYLSSGKIAATYSWEDKRTLQQIEQMTGYTVMPSEIRSKFKHGGYVIFEENGHGLVAAIFDLERSNFRLTKRNVVSEGFRITFAGELSWSEAQNGCDELILNGYSDWRLPTIEELNLMYVNLQQKGIGGFYNANYWSSTPNGGDTNFYKFKCFGKWKNDNYKSGEVGYSHIDNKKYVRAVRTF; this is encoded by the coding sequence ATGGTTTCGATAGGTAAATTAAAAAATTTTGTACAAGCTAAAGGCATTTCCATTGAAATAAAAGGTGGGTTGTTTGCCGTGAATATAAAACAGCAATTATTGAATGAACAAAGTGAAATCAAAGCCGTATGTGAAATGGTTGTTTTGTTGCACGAAACCATGCAGATTGCTTTTGACTATGAAATTAAAAGTGGCGAACCAAAATCCTTAGATTCGGAAAGTAAAATTTGGGCTATTCCGTTGCAAGTTAACGCTACGGCCAATAAAAATATGGATTTTTGTGCTGACTATTGTATTAAGACTTTAAGTGCTTTGAGTCTAACTGATTTAGAAGTAGAAAATTACAAATCCTTGCAAAAACAGATTTTCCACATCAACATTAGTTTTAATGGTAAATCAAAGCGTTTCTATTTGAGAAAAAACAATTCTATCATTGCACTGAATGTTTTAATAAATAATTGGGAATTTTACACGAGGTCATTTATAATAAAATCAGGCATGGATGAAACTATAGGTAATGGAAAAGGGAATATTCATGAATTTGGCGAGATTATATGGACTCCTGCTAATTATGATAATGAAGATGGTCTTTTTGATGGGAAGTCCATCAATTATTTATCTTCAGGAAAGATAGCTGCTACATATTCTTGGGAGGATAAACGGACGCTTCAACAGATAGAACAAATGACAGGTTATACTGTAATGCCATCGGAAATTCGTTCAAAATTTAAACATGGTGGCTATGTGATATTTGAAGAAAATGGGCATGGATTAGTTGCTGCAATATTTGATTTAGAAAGATCAAACTTTCGGCTTACAAAAAGAAACGTTGTAAGTGAGGGATTCAGAATAACATTTGCGGGGGAACTAAGTTGGAGTGAAGCACAAAATGGTTGTGATGAGCTTATATTAAACGGTTACAGTGATTGGCGTCTTCCAACAATCGAAGAATTAAATTTAATGTATGTTAATTTACAGCAGAAAGGTATAGGTGGTTTTTACAATGCAAATTATTGGAGTTCAACCCCAAATGGCGGTGACACGAATTTTTACAAGTTTAAATGCTTTGGCAAATGGAAGAATGATAATTATAAAAGCGGAGAAGTGGGTTATTCCCATATAGATAACAAAAAATATGTTCGTGCAGTTCGAACTTTTTAA
- a CDS encoding SAM-dependent DNA methyltransferase, whose protein sequence is MSTEQNNTSSIISKVWSFATVLRDDGVGYGDYLEQLTYLLFLKMADEFSKPPYNRDLKIPPKCNWQNLTDKKGAELFDHYVHTLHELSNAKGFLGQIFTKSQNKINDPSKLARLIAMIDYENWSTMGADLKGKIYEGLLEKNAEDTKSGAGQYFTPRALIRAMVVCVRPEPTKTIADPACGTGGFFLAAYDFIADPKNYSLDKKQKEFLKLKTFYGNEIVANTRRMALMNLFLHNIGDFESDTFISPADALISDNGLRVDYVLANPPFGKKSSMTFTNEEGEQDSEDLTYNRQDFYVTTSNKQLNFVQHIKTMLKSDGKAAVVLPDNVLFEGGAGETIRKKLLEGTNLHTILRLPTGIFYKQGVKANVLFFDNKPTSKTAWTREVWFYDFRTNIHFTLKKNPLKFEDLADFIKCYNTENIHKRKETFDPDKNTEGRWRKFSYEEIITRDKTSLDITWIKDKSLTDLDNLPDPDVLAEEIIENLEASIISLKELSAVLKTGA, encoded by the coding sequence ATGAGCACAGAGCAAAATAACACTTCCAGCATCATATCGAAGGTATGGAGCTTTGCCACTGTCCTGAGGGATGATGGCGTAGGATACGGAGACTACCTGGAGCAACTGACCTATCTGCTTTTTTTAAAAATGGCAGATGAGTTCAGCAAGCCTCCCTACAACAGGGATCTGAAAATCCCGCCTAAATGCAACTGGCAAAATCTGACCGACAAAAAGGGGGCTGAGCTGTTTGATCATTACGTGCATACCCTGCATGAGCTGTCCAATGCCAAGGGATTTTTAGGTCAGATTTTCACCAAGAGCCAAAACAAGATCAACGACCCCTCCAAGCTGGCAAGGCTCATAGCCATGATTGACTATGAAAACTGGAGCACCATGGGTGCTGACCTCAAGGGCAAGATCTACGAAGGGCTGCTGGAGAAAAATGCTGAAGACACCAAAAGTGGTGCAGGGCAATATTTCACACCTAGGGCACTCATCAGAGCCATGGTGGTCTGCGTAAGGCCTGAGCCTACGAAAACCATAGCGGACCCTGCTTGTGGCACAGGAGGGTTCTTTCTGGCTGCCTATGACTTTATAGCTGATCCCAAAAACTACAGTCTCGACAAGAAGCAAAAGGAGTTTCTGAAGCTGAAGACCTTTTATGGCAATGAAATAGTGGCCAATACCCGCAGGATGGCCCTGATGAATCTTTTCCTGCACAACATTGGTGATTTTGAAAGCGACACCTTCATATCCCCTGCAGATGCTCTGATATCAGACAATGGACTGCGGGTGGACTATGTGCTGGCCAATCCTCCCTTTGGCAAAAAGAGTAGCATGACCTTTACCAATGAGGAGGGAGAGCAGGATTCTGAAGACCTCACGTACAACCGTCAGGACTTTTATGTGACCACCAGCAACAAACAGCTCAATTTTGTACAACACATCAAAACCATGCTGAAAAGCGATGGAAAGGCTGCTGTGGTATTGCCAGACAACGTATTATTTGAAGGGGGCGCAGGTGAGACCATCCGCAAAAAATTACTGGAGGGAACCAACCTGCATACCATCTTACGCCTGCCGACTGGAATTTTCTATAAACAAGGAGTAAAAGCCAATGTGCTGTTCTTTGATAACAAGCCTACCTCCAAAACTGCCTGGACCAGGGAGGTATGGTTTTATGATTTCAGGACCAACATACACTTCACCCTCAAAAAGAATCCCCTCAAGTTTGAAGACCTTGCAGATTTTATAAAATGCTACAACACTGAAAATATCCACAAGCGCAAGGAGACCTTTGATCCAGATAAAAACACTGAAGGACGCTGGCGAAAATTCAGCTACGAGGAGATTATTACCAGGGATAAGACAAGCCTGGATATCACCTGGATCAAGGATAAAAGCCTCACTGACTTGGACAATCTGCCAGACCCTGATGTTTTGGCTGAAGAGATCATCGAAAATCTGGAAGCCAGTATTATAAGCCTAAAAGAGTTGTCAGCAGTTTTAAAAACCGGTGCTTAG
- a CDS encoding restriction endonuclease subunit S has product MMEISINQNGWAIARLEDIATRITKGGTPTTYGYSFQKSGINFIKVENISDGRVIIKSITDFIGQDAHDFQSKSQLSVNDILFSIAGTIGETCVIRQEYLPANTNQALAIIKGTDVAIIPQLLQLQLETFVAKVKLKARGGAMNNVSLEDLKNLLVYIPPLAEQHRIVARIEELFSSLDKGIEALKTAQQQLKVYRQAVLKYAFEGRLTNPNLQEGELPEGWVVKTFGECTINYDGKRVPLSKEVRSKRKGDYRYYGATEIVDYIDDFLFEGVYLLIGEDGANLLSKSKPLAQIVEGQFWVNNHAHIVQANTNISIKYLCNFFNSLYLDQYVTGTAQPKLTQTNMNKIPVLLPESFEEQNQIVQEIQSRLSVCDKIEESITQSLQQAEALRQSILKKAFEGKLVPQDPSDEPASVLLEKIKANKEKIKPENAVRKKKV; this is encoded by the coding sequence ATGATGGAAATATCAATTAATCAAAATGGCTGGGCTATTGCAAGGCTTGAAGATATAGCAACGAGAATAACCAAGGGCGGAACACCAACAACCTACGGTTATTCCTTTCAAAAATCAGGTATAAATTTCATAAAAGTTGAAAATATTTCTGACGGTCGAGTAATTATTAAATCAATTACTGACTTTATAGGTCAAGATGCTCACGATTTTCAATCAAAATCTCAATTAAGTGTTAATGATATTTTGTTCTCGATTGCAGGAACCATCGGTGAAACTTGTGTAATAAGACAAGAATATTTACCAGCAAATACAAATCAAGCCCTAGCAATTATCAAAGGAACAGATGTAGCCATCATTCCCCAACTTTTACAATTACAACTTGAGACCTTTGTTGCAAAAGTAAAATTGAAGGCAAGAGGTGGAGCAATGAATAATGTTTCACTTGAAGACTTAAAAAATCTACTTGTTTACATCCCCCCCCTCGCTGAGCAGCACCGCATAGTGGCCAGGATAGAGGAGCTGTTCAGCAGTCTGGACAAAGGCATCGAGGCTCTTAAAACTGCGCAACAGCAGCTCAAGGTTTACAGGCAGGCAGTGTTGAAATATGCGTTTGAGGGTCGCCTGACTAACCCCAACCTCCAGGAAGGGGAATTGCCTGAGGGGTGGGTGGTGAAAACGTTTGGTGAATGCACTATTAATTATGATGGTAAAAGAGTTCCTCTAAGCAAGGAAGTTAGGTCAAAAAGAAAAGGAGATTATAGATACTATGGTGCAACTGAAATTGTTGATTATATTGATGATTTTCTATTTGAAGGCGTATACCTGTTAATCGGGGAAGACGGCGCTAACCTTCTATCTAAATCTAAGCCTCTAGCACAAATAGTTGAAGGGCAGTTTTGGGTAAATAATCATGCTCACATTGTACAAGCCAATACAAATATTTCAATAAAATATCTCTGTAACTTTTTTAATTCATTATATCTTGACCAATATGTTACTGGAACAGCTCAGCCTAAACTGACACAGACAAATATGAATAAAATTCCTGTGCTATTACCAGAGTCATTTGAAGAGCAAAACCAAATTGTCCAAGAAATTCAATCCCGCCTCTCCGTTTGCGACAAGATCGAAGAAAGCATAACGCAAAGCCTACAACAAGCTGAGGCCCTCAGGCAGAGCATCTTGAAAAAAGCATTTGAGGGTAAGCTGGTCCCTCAAGACCCTAGTGATGAGCCTGCGAGTGTTCTGCTGGAGAAGATTAAGGCAAATAAGGAAAAGATTAAACCGGAGAATGCAGTGAGAAAGAAAAAAGTCTAA
- a CDS encoding DEAD/DEAH box helicase family protein, with the protein MPNQNPEQKARDQIDALLTASGWFIQDFNSINLAAGLGIAIREYQTDVGPADYVLFVEGKAAGVVEAKRVEDGGKMSVHESQVEEYSRAKLKYINNEPLPFIYLSTGEINRFADARDPKPRFREVFSFHRPETLARWLRKGKSLRKALHEDLPALITEGLRDCQIEAITNLEKSFASARPKALVQMATGSGKTFTAITTVYRLLKHAKAEKVLFLVDTKNLGQQAEGEFRKYQPQDDNRLFPELYGLTRLNSSYIPQDSQVYISTIQRLYSILKGSELDESAEEENPGEYSSQAKEPMAVVYNEKLPVEFFDFIFIDECHRSIYNLWKQVLDYFDAMQVGLTATPDNRTFGYFNQNIVSDYGYEKAVIDGVLVPYNVYTIETQITQKGASIKMGEMVDKRERLTRKRFWETVDEDVEYSGKQLDKDIVNPSTIRTIIREVKDKLPLMFPDRFDSKGEFEVPKMLIFAKTDSHAEDIIEIVREEFNEGNDFCKKITYQSKEDPKTILSQFRNDYYPRITVTVDMIATGTDIRPLEVLLFMRDVKSRSYYEQMKGRGTRICSLEELKNKGTPSARFSKDHFVIIDAIGVEQSQKTDSRPLEKAPGVSLKEVLQRIAVGDRSEEMMSTLANRLLRLDKQINEHEKHEFEQKAQGRNIPQVVRMLLNAHDPDTKENIKQEVHREMRGQAPAEIEKEVERRTHKVLEEAIQCFHNPELRDYLVDVRKKYDQIIDVVNMDSLTKSGWEKDQKAHAEELVTHFRNWIEEHKNEITALQIFYDQPYRRRELTYQMIRDLSEKILLERPTLAPMKVWNAYAELEKAVGSPKNELVALVALIRRVAGIDEALTSYDKTVDRNFQQWLFKKQAGTLKFTKEQMEWLHMLKEQIATSIHIEADDLDYTPFDSKGGKGKMWQLFGAEMETIIDELNEVLAA; encoded by the coding sequence ATGCCCAATCAAAATCCGGAACAAAAGGCAAGAGATCAGATTGATGCCCTCCTGACAGCCAGCGGTTGGTTTATCCAGGATTTTAATAGTATAAATCTTGCTGCAGGTCTGGGCATTGCGATCCGTGAATACCAAACAGATGTTGGCCCTGCTGATTATGTCCTGTTTGTAGAAGGCAAGGCTGCAGGTGTGGTAGAAGCCAAGCGCGTGGAGGATGGTGGCAAAATGTCTGTGCATGAATCACAGGTCGAGGAGTATTCCAGGGCCAAATTGAAATACATCAACAACGAACCCTTGCCCTTCATTTACCTCAGCACAGGTGAAATAAATCGTTTTGCGGATGCAAGAGACCCAAAGCCCAGATTCAGGGAAGTTTTCAGCTTTCATCGTCCTGAGACACTGGCCAGGTGGTTGCGCAAGGGAAAATCCCTGCGTAAAGCTCTTCATGAGGATCTGCCAGCCCTCATCACAGAAGGTCTCAGAGATTGTCAAATAGAGGCCATTACCAACCTGGAAAAATCTTTTGCATCTGCCAGGCCCAAGGCTTTGGTGCAGATGGCCACAGGCTCAGGAAAGACCTTTACGGCCATTACCACAGTCTATCGTCTGCTCAAACATGCAAAAGCAGAAAAGGTCTTATTTCTGGTGGACACCAAAAACCTGGGTCAACAGGCTGAAGGGGAGTTTAGAAAATACCAGCCACAGGATGACAACCGCCTGTTTCCTGAATTGTATGGGCTCACCCGCCTGAACAGCTCTTACATCCCACAGGATAGCCAGGTGTATATCAGCACCATCCAGCGCTTATACAGCATCTTAAAAGGCTCTGAACTGGATGAATCAGCCGAAGAAGAAAATCCAGGTGAATACTCCTCTCAGGCCAAAGAACCCATGGCAGTGGTGTACAACGAAAAATTGCCTGTTGAGTTTTTTGATTTTATATTCATCGATGAATGCCACCGCAGCATCTACAACCTTTGGAAGCAGGTATTGGACTATTTTGATGCCATGCAGGTGGGACTCACCGCCACCCCTGACAACAGAACCTTTGGATACTTCAATCAAAACATTGTATCAGACTATGGCTACGAGAAAGCGGTCATCGATGGAGTGCTGGTCCCTTACAATGTGTACACCATAGAAACCCAAATCACGCAAAAAGGAGCCAGCATCAAGATGGGTGAGATGGTGGATAAGCGCGAGCGTCTTACCCGCAAGAGATTCTGGGAGACAGTGGATGAGGACGTGGAGTACAGTGGCAAACAACTGGACAAAGACATTGTAAATCCCAGCACCATAAGGACCATCATAAGGGAAGTAAAAGACAAATTACCTCTGATGTTCCCTGACCGTTTTGACAGCAAGGGGGAGTTTGAAGTGCCAAAGATGCTCATTTTTGCAAAGACGGACAGCCATGCAGAGGACATCATAGAGATCGTCAGGGAGGAGTTTAACGAAGGCAATGATTTCTGCAAAAAGATCACCTATCAGAGCAAGGAAGATCCCAAGACCATCCTCTCCCAGTTTAGAAATGACTATTATCCACGCATCACAGTCACCGTGGATATGATAGCCACAGGTACGGACATACGCCCCCTGGAGGTGCTTCTTTTTATGAGGGATGTGAAAAGCCGCAGTTACTACGAGCAAATGAAAGGTCGTGGTACACGCATCTGCTCATTGGAAGAATTGAAAAACAAGGGTACGCCCAGTGCCAGGTTTTCCAAGGACCACTTTGTGATCATTGATGCCATAGGGGTGGAACAATCCCAAAAGACAGACAGCCGTCCTCTGGAAAAAGCTCCAGGAGTATCCCTCAAGGAAGTGCTGCAACGCATAGCAGTGGGAGATCGCTCTGAGGAAATGATGAGCACTCTGGCCAATCGCCTCTTGCGTCTGGATAAACAAATCAACGAGCATGAAAAACATGAATTCGAGCAAAAAGCCCAAGGTCGCAACATCCCTCAGGTAGTCAGGATGCTCCTGAATGCCCATGACCCTGATACCAAAGAAAACATCAAACAGGAGGTACACAGGGAAATGCGTGGACAGGCTCCTGCTGAGATAGAAAAGGAGGTTGAAAGAAGGACTCATAAGGTATTGGAGGAAGCCATCCAGTGCTTCCACAATCCAGAATTGAGGGATTACCTGGTGGATGTCAGAAAAAAGTATGACCAGATCATCGATGTGGTGAACATGGACAGCCTGACTAAAAGTGGCTGGGAGAAAGACCAGAAAGCCCATGCAGAGGAGCTGGTCACACACTTCAGAAACTGGATAGAGGAACATAAAAATGAAATCACAGCCCTGCAGATATTCTACGACCAGCCTTACAGGCGCAGAGAGCTCACCTATCAGATGATCAGGGACCTGAGTGAGAAAATACTCCTGGAGCGTCCTACGCTCGCTCCAATGAAAGTTTGGAATGCCTATGCAGAACTGGAGAAAGCAGTGGGCTCTCCCAAAAATGAACTGGTAGCCCTGGTAGCCCTCATACGCAGGGTGGCAGGCATAGATGAGGCCCTAACCAGCTATGACAAAACAGTGGACCGCAACTTCCAGCAATGGCTGTTTAAAAAGCAGGCGGGCACCCTGAAATTTACCAAGGAACAGATGGAATGGCTGCATATGCTCAAGGAGCAGATTGCCACCTCCATCCATATAGAGGCTGATGACCTGGACTACACCCCTTTTGACTCTAAGGGTGGCAAGGGCAAAATGTGGCAGCTCTTTGGCGCAGAGATGGAGACGATCATTGATGAATTAAATGAGGTACTTGCGGCATGA
- a CDS encoding DUF4372 domain-containing protein translates to MEELPRNLFQNLVNKHESNKHIKGIDSWTHLVSLLFCHFGQISSLRDINNGLRSITGNINPKLSLQNVSNDRQ, encoded by the coding sequence ATGGAAGAATTACCTAGAAATTTATTTCAAAATTTGGTCAATAAGCATGAATCTAATAAACACATCAAGGGGATTGACAGTTGGACCCACTTGGTGTCTCTTTTATTTTGTCATTTTGGCCAAATAAGTTCCTTAAGAGATATAAACAATGGACTTAGGAGTATCACTGGAAATATTAATCCAAAATTATCATTACAAAATGTTTCTAATGACCGACAATAG